CAGATAAAGTCAATGCAGATGGCATGGAAGATGTACCAGTCCGGTTTGGACACAAAAGGAATTCCATAAGGATTGTTTCTGAAAAGGAGCAACACGCGAAGAATGGCATGAATTCCCCAGAAGGCAAGAACCGTGGAGAGGATCCTAAAAACATCCTTAAATCGCTTTTGTGACGCAAACAAGTTTTCCATAGGTCAAAAAATAGTTATCTTGTGGGTCAATATGACATACGTACTTCTGATTCTCGCAAGCTTAGCAGGTCTCGCCGTCTGCGCATTCTTCTGCCGCAAAAATGTTCTTACCATCCGTGAAAAGAACAAGAACGAACCCAAAGCTTACAAGCGTGGATTGAACTACGTGCTGACCGGTCTCTGGTACGGTTATCTGGCCGTATTCTTTGTTGGCCTCACCGTCAACAATATTTTCTAGGAACTTAAAGAGTTCTTCCCTGAGCCTTTAGCCAGCGTTCGTAAAGGAACATGGCGATGAGATTCTTGCCGTCCACAAACTGATGGGCGGCTTCTTCGTATGGGAGAACTTCCGTACGGATCCATTCGATTTCTTCGGTATACTGCTGGTCCTTGCCGTCCATGGCTTCCAGCTGTTCCCGGGTCACTTCACGTTCAATGGCGTAAAGGCGGATACGTTCGTCCAGTAGGCCGCAACTTGCTGCAAAACCGGGAGTAGAACCATTATACCAGAAGTCCATCAGGTCGATCAGTTCGGAATCTTCGGCCTTGATCTGGGCTTCTTCTTCCAGTTCGGAAAGGGCCACCTTGCGATAGTCTCCTGTCCAGTCCAGAATACCTGCAGGAATTTCCAGGGAAGCCTGTTCCGTAATGGCAAAACGAGGCTGTCGAACCAGCAGCAAGTAAGGCTTGCCTTCACAGCGAAGAACAACCAGAATACCCACGGCGTTACCGCGGACAAGAACAATTCCGTGAACAGGTCGACCATCGGGAAGCGTTGCCGTAGCCTGGAGTTTAATGAACAGGGGCTGTCGGCCCTTCATCAGAAAATCTGCGGATGCAAAGTGGACCTTGGAGACCGTAAATTTTTTCTGGGCGGCAGCCAGCCATTCCGTATAGATTCTGGAGTTCAGAAGGATTTCACGATCTGCTTCAGCAATTTCTGCGGCATAGGTATATTCAATCATGTCTACTCCTTTACAACCAGGGATTCCGGGGCAACTTCAGCCTTATCCCAATGAGCAAAGACGGTATCTACGAGAGCCGTTGAATCCGTGTTTGTCACCAGTTTCCATGTTGCTAAATTGTAAATCATCCAGTCTTCCGTGGACGAAGGACCACAATGGGTTTCGCGTTCAGCAGGAATCATCAACTCGCGAATCACGTAAGCCTTGGAACCGATATAATAATTTCTAACCGCAAAGCTGTTGTACGTACCGCACTTCGCCACCTTCTCCATGTAGTAGGTGCTATAATGCCAAATGGTATCAGGTCTTTCCTGCAATTTACCTAGGGCGGAGGAATCATTCTCCCACTTGGAATTGATGCAGTACACGGAATCGGAATCGGCGCAAGCATAGTGGATCGGAACAAGGTTGGTATCGTTGACGTTCCAAGTAGTCGGATACAACGTATCTGGAACGACAGACTTGCACATGTCTACGCGATGGGTGCAAGTGGATTCCATCGTTCTCCAGTAAAAAACACGCGGGGTCAGAGAATCCAGCATGCGGAGTACCGTAGGCTTTTCTGCGGAATCGCCCTTATCGCTGGTACGTACAGGATAATGCTTTACGTCATTGAAAATGGAATCCAGGTAGATCTCAAACGTGTCCTTCCGGAAGGAGCCGCGACGAACCATAATGGAATCCAGAAGGGAGTCCGTATCGTTCTTGACTTTGACTACAGAAATGTCATCCTTCAGGCGACTTTCCAGATTCAGTTTAAGTACGGTATCAGGTCTGAAATATGGAGCAGAACAGTCTTCCCCATTTGACCTGATCTTGATTACCGGAGCAATCCATAGAATGGAATCCTCCTGGGTGTAGTTCAACTGGATATCCTTCAGGGAACAATTGTTGAAAGACCAGATTTTCCCCATTGCAAGATAGAGGGTGTCATCAGCAAGATGGATCGTCGCACCGGAATCCAAATTGGCGGAAAGGAAATAACCCTCATCTTCAAACTTAGCGCTACTGTCCGATACAGAGAGAGGACCATCCGTACTCTTCTCGCAGCTACACAAAAGGACTGCAAGCACGCTTGCCAATACCGTAAGGACTATTCTAAAGACGTTCAACTTTTTCTGGCTCATCCTGTAGCCCCTTACTTGAAGCGACGTACAAAAGTCGAAACATCTTCTGCGGTGAAGGGATAAGCTTCAGCGTAGAAATCTTTCCAGCGAACGAAACGACCATTCTCGCGGACAGAGAGATAGAATTCCGAACTATCCATAGGAGCGATTCTACCTACAGGCACATCCACCTTCACAGAATCACCCACTTTCAGCGAATCAGCACGCAGTCCCATACCGGAAGTACGGCTGGAAATATTGTTGCCGTGATCAATTTCAACAAAGTAGCCCAGAGTATCCTTGCCCAAGTCAAGAACACGACCCGGCAGCACGGCATGAATGGGAGCCTCCCCTATACCACGGAAGACATCCATCGCAATGAGGGATTCCTGACCTTCAAAGTCGAAACCTTCCGTAATGGAAAGTGCAGACCATTCCAGAGGCATATGAGGACACACCCCAGGGAAACGGCATCCATTATCCTTCACCCAGACGTAGCTGGAATCCTTCTTCATCATATGGTAATAGCCTTCGCGAGTACCATTGTCATAAAGAACCACCAGCGGAGAAGCGAAATCCGTAGTCTTGGCATACCAGTAAAGTTTGGGATCTGAAATCTTTCGACGGGAAGACAGGTAACGGAGGAACGGGTCTGGAAGAAGCAGGGAATCATTTTCGCTTAACTGCCAGGAGCACTGCCCAATACTGTCGTTTACGGTAACAGCTTCACCACCGACAGCAACACAACGACTATCCCAGGTTTCTACCACAACCTCAGGTTCGTTCCCCGGCAAGGGAAGCGCATTGGCAATTTTAGTAGGAAGACCAGACCAATATACGGCAAAAGCGGCTATGGCAACAATCAGCAGCCTAAGCAGAGGAAACTTATGTTGAGTATTGATGGGCTTTCGCTTGCCCTTATATTCCTGGAATTCAACAGCCATCGATTACTTGATGTAGAAGAAGGCCAGGGTGGCACCTACAGCAATCAACAGGAGAAGAATGACTACGATGACCGTACGTGCAGAGGACGGTTCTTCGTCGAAGGGAACATCCAGACCCTTCTTCTGCGACTGAGCATCTTCCTTGGGGATAGCGTTAAAGCTCTTGGTAAACCTACGATGGTTCCCGGTAGGACGGGAGGTGGGCGGAACAATTCTCGTTTCGTCCATAGATCCAGCCACATTCTGGGAAGCGACTGCAGCCACAGGAGTAACCGATTCTGCAGGTTCTTCGACAGCCGGAGCTGCAGGAGATGCAGACTGAGATTCTTCGGGGGACTGAATCTGGAGAGAGAAGGACATCATGTCCTCTTCGGAGGCAAGAATTCTAAAACGCTTATCTAGACCAGCTTTCTTAAGCCCGTCGATAATGATCTTGTTGCTGGTAAGGAGGGCGAACATGCCGCCACGGCTTTCCATTTCTTCCTGGAACTGGATAAATGCGTTGTAGGCGTCGCTATAGACGAAATCCAAACCGGAAAGATCCACAGCCAGGAACTTTTCGTCCGTTTTTTCGCTAAGAAGTTCTTGGACATCTTTTTTGAATTGTTCAGCATCAAAGGCCCCAATTGGATTCAACGGGGCAACCAACAAATCAAAAATGCCAACTTCGCGATAATTCTTAACAGCCATATTTCAAATATAACTTAAAATCGGATTGAATGAATCCCGTTTATTCCAAAACCTCGTCGTCAGACTCGATGATTGCAGGTTTATTTACCGTTTCCGCAGGTTCTTCAAGGGAAACACCCTGGCCCACTTCGCTTTCGAGGGGCTTTTCCAGAACAGGTAGGTTGTTTTCCTGAATTTCAGCAGCCGGCTCTTCCACAACTTCTTCTTCGTCCGGTTCTTCGGTCAGGCGAGTGCGCTGAGGTACATAAGCCTCGGGAGTACCAGCCTTAGGCTTGTTCGAGAACAAGTAGGGGCTTACACTGATGCTCACACGATGGACAGGCGAAAGCGTGGGGTGGGATTCGAAAGCGTAGTCAATCTTCAGGAACTTGGAAATGGTAAGACCTGCACCTGCAGTCACGCTCTGGAACGTGGTAAAGCTACTGAGTCCCGCACGAAGGGACAGACCGAAGTCAAAATTGAACTCAACACCAGCCTTGCCACCGGAAAGCCAATCCAGAGGATCTTCCCAAATTCGAGCGCCAACATCCTCGTCGGTATCGAAGTCCAAAGCCCTGGATTCTTCATGGAATAGTCCAGCACCTTGCCAATAAACAGCAAGCGTACCGTACAAATAGGGTACTGGAACGGAATAATTAGCAGCTAGATAAAACTCGGGAGAAGTGTATTCAAACTCGCCAGATTCCCAGGATGTTGCAGAAGAGGTCCATCCCTTCAAAAGTCCGGAAACATAAAGTCGGTCAATCACCTTGTATCGAAGGCCAGCATCACCGCGGAAGCCCCATCCGCTCTGGTCCATATCCCTATAGATGCCATGGAAGGAAACGCCCAGGTCTATACGATTCGTCAGCCGTCGACCCCAGGAAACAGAGAATACATAATCTGCAATGGACAAGGTGTTATAGACATCCCCATCCGGAAGAGGCTCCCCTTCCTTGATGTAGGGAATATCATTGGCGCCAAATCGTCCAAAGGAAATACCTAGACCCTGACCTTCACCAAGAGGCATTACCGCCGAGGCGAAATCATAACGGGTATCTTCGTAGTATTCCGTGTGGGAGAAATTCACCCAGCCATAATTCACGTTCGCCAGCTGATGGGGATTGGAAAGGAGGCCCAGATAGTCCCCGTCAATGGCCATAGTGGCGGAACCCAGTGCCGCAGAGCGGGCACCCGGTTCGATATTAAAGGTTTCATTGGCACCAGACACCTTGTCCACGGCAAAAGCGTGGGCAACAGCAAGCAGTACGCTGGTAAAAATTACGTTGGAAAGTCTCAGTGTCATATCTTGGCAAACAAGATAGATTATTTTTGTTATCAAAACCCGGGAAGCCCCCTGTAAAATGAATCTTTCAGAATATATCCAGCAATTTCTTGTGTATTTGACGGCGCAGCGCCGATTTTCCGACCGTACGGAAGACACCTACCGGAAATCCCTGGAAAAATTCCTGGTGCATCTGGGCGATGAAAACGCCCCTCTGGAAAAGTTTACGGAAACAGCCGTAAAAAGCTTCGTATGGGACATGAAAATCAAGCAGCAGCTTGCCCCCACCAGCATATGCGAACACCTGGCCGCCCTTAAGAGTTTCGGGAAATACTTGATTCGAAGCCACATTCTCCAGAGTAATCCCGCAGGAAACGTTCCCATGCCCAAGCGCCCCAGAAGGCTTGTTTCCTTCTTAAGCCAGAAGGACCTGGGAGAGGACAAGTTCCCTGAAATCGAGAACCCCACCCTGCCACAGGCCCGAGCCCGCCTCCTGCTGGAGCTGATCTACGGTTCCGGCCTTCGAATTTCTGAATGTCAAGGACTGCACTGGAACCAGATCCAGGTAAGCGAGCATCTAGTGCGAGTGATTGGTAAGGGCAACAAGGAACGAATCGTCCCCGTTACCGAAGCCCTCCTGAAGCGCATCGATGAATTCAAGCAGCTGCAGACAAAGGCGGGGCACATGATGACTGCTACAGGACTTGTGTTCCTGAGCGAAAACGGAAAGCCCTTCGGCCTCCGCACCTTGCGGGACGACATCCACAATCTTCTTCGGGACATTGGCTGGGAAGGCAAGGCAAGTCCACACGTCCTTCGTCATAGTTTTGCCACCCACCTGCTGGAAAATGGCGCAGAAATCATGAGCGTGAAGGAAATGTTGGGACACGAAAGCATTTCCACTACCCAGGTTTATACCCACGTCAGCGCGGAACGCCTGCGGGAAGCCTTCAAGAAGACTCACCCGAGAGCCTAAAGAAGACCGTCACCCCCACCTTTTTGCTATCTATAACTATATGGCTGAAAAAACTTTACTTTTGCTTGATTCCTACGCACTTGCGTTCCGCATGTTTTATGCCTACTCCCAGAACCCGCTAAAGAATAGCGCGGGCGAAGACGTGTCCATGATGCACGGCTACTGGGGAGCCGTCCTTAGGATTCTCGCGAAGCATAAACCCACCCATTTCGCCATCGCCCGAGATGTGGCACACACCAAGACTTTCCGCCACGAACTTTATCCCGATTACAAGGCCAATCGCGGCCCCATGCCCGAGGAAATGGCAGCCCAGATGCCTCTTCTTGGAGAATCCCTTATCGCTAGTGGAATTCCCCTGCTGTCGGAACCGGGATACGAGGCGGACGACGTAATGGCAAGTACTGCTGTTGCCGCGGCAGAAGCAGGTTTTGACCACGTCCTGATTATCAGTAAGGATAAGGACATGAGCCAGATCGTAAACGACAAGATTCACTTGTTCCATCTGGAAAAGGGCGCCGACGGCATTGACTTTGGCCCGGAGCAAGTGGTCGAAAAGTACGGCCTGCCTCCCGAAAAGATTCGCGATTACCTGGCCCTCATGGGAGACGCCAGCGATAACGTCCCTGGTGTTCCTAAGGTTGGCCCCAAAACAGCCATCCAGCTGCTAGAAGAATTTGGCGACATGGACAACATTTACGCCAACATTGATAACATCAAGAAGAAGGGTTTGCACGACAACCTGGCAAACAATCGTGAACAGGCATTCCTGAGTCGCGAACTGGTTACCCTCCAGACCAAGCGGGCCTTTAACGGAAACTTGGACACCCTGGAATACACAGGCATTCATGTAGACACTCTTGCGGAAATGTTCAAGGAGCATGAAATCAACAGTCTGCTCCGCCTGCTGGAAAAAATTCCCAGCAAGACCGGATTTGTAAGGGCCGCTAACGCCGAAACAAACGAAGACGCCGGTTCCGAAACTCCTTCTGCGGACGCAGGTATTATCCGCGCGGATTTTGACTTACCGAAGGACGTCTTGCCCACATACATCTGCGTAGATTCTGTCGAAGTCTTTGAACAGATGAAGTCCGAATTCGCAGAATCCCGTCTCATCGGTGTAGACACGGAAACAGACGGGTTGGACCCCATGCAGTGCGGTCTGGTCGGTTTGTGCCTTGCCGCAATAGACCCGCAAAATTCCGCTGACGAGTATAGCGTCAGTAAGGGTT
The sequence above is drawn from the Fibrobacter sp. UWR4 genome and encodes:
- a CDS encoding NUDIX domain-containing protein, whose translation is MIEYTYAAEIAEADREILLNSRIYTEWLAAAQKKFTVSKVHFASADFLMKGRQPLFIKLQATATLPDGRPVHGIVLVRGNAVGILVVLRCEGKPYLLLVRQPRFAITEQASLEIPAGILDWTGDYRKVALSELEEEAQIKAEDSELIDLMDFWYNGSTPGFAASCGLLDERIRLYAIEREVTREQLEAMDGKDQQYTEEIEWIRTEVLPYEEAAHQFVDGKNLIAMFLYERWLKAQGRTL
- a CDS encoding M23 family metallopeptidase, with the protein product MAVEFQEYKGKRKPINTQHKFPLLRLLIVAIAAFAVYWSGLPTKIANALPLPGNEPEVVVETWDSRCVAVGGEAVTVNDSIGQCSWQLSENDSLLLPDPFLRYLSSRRKISDPKLYWYAKTTDFASPLVVLYDNGTREGYYHMMKKDSSYVWVKDNGCRFPGVCPHMPLEWSALSITEGFDFEGQESLIAMDVFRGIGEAPIHAVLPGRVLDLGKDTLGYFVEIDHGNNISSRTSGMGLRADSLKVGDSVKVDVPVGRIAPMDSSEFYLSVRENGRFVRWKDFYAEAYPFTAEDVSTFVRRFK
- a CDS encoding STAS domain-containing protein — protein: MAVKNYREVGIFDLLVAPLNPIGAFDAEQFKKDVQELLSEKTDEKFLAVDLSGLDFVYSDAYNAFIQFQEEMESRGGMFALLTSNKIIIDGLKKAGLDKRFRILASEEDMMSFSLQIQSPEESQSASPAAPAVEEPAESVTPVAAVASQNVAGSMDETRIVPPTSRPTGNHRRFTKSFNAIPKEDAQSQKKGLDVPFDEEPSSARTVIVVILLLLIAVGATLAFFYIK
- a CDS encoding tyrosine-type recombinase/integrase; the encoded protein is MNLSEYIQQFLVYLTAQRRFSDRTEDTYRKSLEKFLVHLGDENAPLEKFTETAVKSFVWDMKIKQQLAPTSICEHLAALKSFGKYLIRSHILQSNPAGNVPMPKRPRRLVSFLSQKDLGEDKFPEIENPTLPQARARLLLELIYGSGLRISECQGLHWNQIQVSEHLVRVIGKGNKERIVPVTEALLKRIDEFKQLQTKAGHMMTATGLVFLSENGKPFGLRTLRDDIHNLLRDIGWEGKASPHVLRHSFATHLLENGAEIMSVKEMLGHESISTTQVYTHVSAERLREAFKKTHPRA